In one Mucilaginibacter ginsenosidivorax genomic region, the following are encoded:
- a CDS encoding SRPBCC family protein — protein sequence MPIIELATHINAPVARCFDLARSIDMHVDSMQQSGETAVAGRTSGLIELGETVTWRAKHFGIWQTLTSGVTEMEYPNYFTDEMVEGVFKAFRHEHYFYPINNQTLMKDIFMFDAPLGFLGIIANFLFLERYMTRLLEQRNREIKKAAEAPRPPEGGVGRWR from the coding sequence ATGCCCATTATCGAATTAGCCACCCACATTAATGCCCCCGTTGCCCGGTGTTTCGACCTGGCCAGGAGCATTGATATGCATGTAGATTCGATGCAGCAAAGCGGCGAGACTGCTGTGGCCGGCCGAACCAGCGGACTGATTGAGCTGGGCGAAACCGTTACCTGGAGGGCAAAGCATTTCGGCATATGGCAAACCTTAACCTCCGGGGTTACCGAAATGGAATATCCCAATTACTTCACCGACGAAATGGTTGAGGGCGTATTTAAAGCCTTCCGTCACGAACATTATTTTTATCCCATCAATAACCAAACCCTGATGAAGGATATTTTTATGTTTGATGCCCCCTTGGGATTTTTAGGAATTATAGCTAACTTCCTGTTTTTGGAACGTTATATGACCCGGTTATTGGAACAACGCAACCGGGAAATTAAAAAAGCGGCTGAAGCCCCCCGTCCCCCTGAAGGGGGAGTTGGAAGGTGGCGTTAA
- a CDS encoding peptidase domain-containing ABC transporter, producing the protein MNKKIRKSFTKQHDQSDCAVACLLSVVRYYNGDDSFENIRQISGTSVQGTTMLGLYRASQSLGFNAEAFEVDDIAEIKKNDGPCILHVLVDGYLEHYIVLYQYGPSGFLIGDPAKGVSEISEAELLKIWQKKYMLRLSCNEAFNERKTKRGSKLAWIRGLIDDDLTLLFATAFMGLIIAALSLCMPILSQKLIDNVLPEHNTFKLSISLILATILLVTKSGVNYLRSVMLLKQGVAFNNRITNKFYSLLLSLPKNFFANRKTGDLISRLNDTYRIQQTISFLAGSVVIDLLIVIVSVFYVFNFGVVIALCTLASIPLSFALSNIYSDKILAGQTDVMKAYARNDSNYIDSIQGIEVIKMSGLEKGFSRVTQNFFKMFQSELYKLGITKTRLNWWSEIIGIVLLMTILTCSSLLVISHQLKIGELMAILTVTSGIISAVVRLAMSNIQIQEAKVAFNRMYEFVYLEGEQSLNPDSGAVKGGSINSIVIKDISFRFIGRPKLLDKVSFELNKGQIFVILGKTGSGKSTIFQILQKFAFIESGQITIDGHDLNAYDNASWRSNVAVVPQDIKFFNCNLLQNIALNFDIQEPGPDLTYLQEEMVKVYKFCVEYGFDKYFSLFPQGYGTLLGEDGVSLSGGQRQLVAFARALYRQPQLLLLDEATASMDSETESFIIKLLDNLKQKMLIAMITHNIGLAESLGPIYNIDQKKYLIKADVVI; encoded by the coding sequence ATGAATAAAAAGATTAGAAAATCATTCACTAAACAGCATGATCAATCTGATTGCGCTGTCGCATGCTTACTTTCTGTAGTCAGATACTATAACGGCGATGATTCTTTTGAAAATATAAGACAAATAAGCGGAACCTCCGTTCAAGGTACTACCATGCTCGGCCTTTATAGGGCTTCGCAATCGCTTGGGTTTAATGCCGAGGCATTTGAGGTTGATGACATAGCCGAAATAAAAAAAAATGATGGTCCTTGTATATTGCATGTTTTGGTAGATGGCTATCTGGAGCATTACATAGTTTTATATCAATATGGACCGTCTGGATTTTTAATTGGCGACCCCGCAAAGGGCGTTTCTGAAATATCAGAGGCCGAACTTTTAAAAATTTGGCAAAAAAAATACATGCTGCGGCTGTCTTGTAACGAAGCCTTTAATGAAAGGAAAACTAAAAGAGGCAGTAAGTTGGCGTGGATTAGGGGATTGATTGATGATGATTTAACATTGTTGTTTGCTACTGCCTTTATGGGCTTAATAATCGCTGCACTGTCTCTTTGCATGCCCATACTTTCGCAAAAGCTGATAGATAATGTTTTACCCGAGCATAATACATTTAAATTATCGATTAGCTTGATTTTGGCAACTATCCTGTTAGTAACAAAAAGCGGGGTGAATTACCTCAGGTCGGTAATGTTGTTGAAGCAGGGTGTAGCATTTAACAACCGTATTACTAATAAATTTTACAGCCTGCTATTGTCATTGCCTAAGAATTTTTTCGCCAATAGGAAAACCGGCGATTTAATATCGCGGTTAAACGATACTTACAGGATTCAACAAACCATTAGTTTTTTGGCAGGTTCGGTTGTTATTGATTTACTTATTGTTATAGTTTCTGTTTTTTATGTTTTTAATTTTGGCGTCGTCATTGCGCTTTGCACTTTAGCAAGTATTCCTCTTTCTTTTGCGTTATCAAATATATATTCTGATAAAATATTAGCCGGACAAACAGATGTAATGAAGGCCTATGCCCGGAATGATAGTAACTATATTGATTCTATCCAAGGTATTGAAGTTATTAAAATGTCGGGACTTGAAAAAGGGTTTAGCCGGGTTACGCAGAACTTTTTTAAAATGTTTCAATCCGAGCTTTATAAACTTGGAATAACCAAAACCAGGTTAAATTGGTGGTCAGAAATTATTGGGATAGTTTTATTGATGACCATTTTGACCTGTAGTTCGCTATTGGTGATAAGTCATCAACTTAAAATAGGCGAGTTAATGGCTATACTAACAGTAACATCGGGCATTATATCGGCAGTTGTTCGCCTGGCCATGTCAAATATTCAAATTCAGGAAGCTAAAGTTGCCTTCAATAGGATGTATGAATTTGTTTATTTAGAAGGAGAACAAAGTTTAAATCCGGATAGCGGCGCGGTTAAAGGGGGCAGCATTAATTCTATTGTTATAAAAGATATATCATTCAGATTTATTGGGCGCCCAAAGTTGTTAGATAAAGTTTCTTTTGAGCTAAACAAAGGGCAAATTTTTGTTATCCTTGGAAAAACAGGTAGCGGCAAAAGTACTATCTTTCAAATTTTGCAAAAATTTGCCTTTATCGAGTCCGGGCAAATTACCATAGATGGTCATGATTTGAATGCTTATGATAATGCCAGCTGGCGATCAAATGTTGCGGTAGTGCCCCAGGATATTAAGTTTTTTAACTGCAATCTGCTTCAAAATATAGCCTTGAATTTTGATATCCAGGAACCAGGCCCAGACCTTACCTATTTGCAGGAGGAAATGGTTAAAGTTTATAAATTTTGCGTAGAGTACGGCTTTGATAAGTATTTTAGTTTATTTCCGCAAGGATACGGCACTTTATTGGGTGAAGACGGCGTCAGTTTGTCAGGGGGGCAAAGGCAGTTGGTCGCCTTTGCCAGAGCGCTTTATCGCCAACCCCAATTGCTTTTACTTGACGAGGCTACGGCATCAATGGATAGCGAAACCGAAAGCTTTATTATCAAATTGCTGGATAACTTAAAGCAAAAAATGCTAATAGCTATGATTACACACAATATCGGCTTAGCAGAAAGTCTTGGCCCTATATATAATATCGATCAAAAAAAATATTTAATTAAGGCTGATGTTGTTATCTGA
- the lepB gene encoding signal peptidase I: MNWKFWKKDKTTPKKKKGAVREWADAILFAVIAATLIRTLFIEAYVIPSGSMEGSLLVGDYLFVSKVNYGARMPITPLAVPFTAHTIPFTETKSYLDVQLPYYRLPGLSDIKKGDIVVFNLPTEADSPLYRPVDRRENIIKRCQGTPGDTLSLVNALVYVNSKPRPPVEAGKMAYVIKTDGSGINPDVVNELHLESFGAVDNTTFTANATVESVRQLKTYSNVKSVTPNIAIKGLVDDANPVYPLSHPDYQLGAMPHYNWNVDNFGPVIIPKKGWTVKLDSLTFPIYGRAIAIYEHNTVKVVGRDVFINGKKADTYTFKMNYYWMMGDNRHNSTDSRYWGFLPEDHVVGKALFTWMSVDSTASFANKIRWSRLFRGIK; the protein is encoded by the coding sequence ATGAACTGGAAATTCTGGAAAAAAGATAAAACCACGCCGAAAAAGAAAAAAGGGGCCGTGCGCGAATGGGCCGATGCCATTTTGTTTGCAGTGATAGCCGCTACCCTTATCCGTACACTTTTTATTGAAGCCTATGTTATCCCCAGCGGATCGATGGAGGGCTCGCTGCTTGTTGGCGATTATTTGTTTGTAAGTAAGGTTAACTATGGCGCACGGATGCCTATAACGCCATTGGCTGTGCCGTTTACTGCGCACACCATACCGTTTACCGAAACCAAATCGTACCTGGATGTGCAATTGCCTTATTATCGCCTGCCAGGTTTAAGCGACATAAAAAAGGGCGATATTGTGGTGTTTAACCTGCCCACGGAAGCAGATTCGCCATTGTACCGGCCGGTTGACCGCCGCGAGAATATCATTAAACGATGCCAGGGTACCCCGGGCGATACACTGAGTTTGGTTAACGCGTTGGTGTATGTTAACAGTAAACCCAGGCCGCCTGTTGAAGCTGGTAAAATGGCCTATGTTATAAAAACAGATGGCAGCGGAATAAACCCTGATGTAGTTAACGAATTGCACCTGGAAAGTTTTGGCGCTGTTGACAACACTACTTTTACAGCCAATGCTACAGTTGAATCGGTGAGGCAGTTAAAAACTTATTCCAATGTAAAATCGGTGACGCCCAATATCGCTATTAAAGGCCTGGTCGACGACGCAAACCCGGTATATCCGCTATCGCATCCAGACTATCAGCTGGGCGCCATGCCACACTACAACTGGAACGTAGATAACTTTGGCCCTGTAATTATTCCCAAAAAAGGCTGGACAGTTAAGCTGGATAGCCTTACCTTCCCAATATATGGGCGGGCTATAGCTATTTACGAGCACAATACTGTAAAAGTTGTTGGCAGGGATGTTTTTATAAACGGAAAAAAAGCCGATACTTACACCTTTAAAATGAACTACTACTGGATGATGGGCGATAACCGCCATAACTCCACCGATTCGCGCTATTGGGGCTTTTTGCCCGAAGATCACGTAGTTGGCAAGGCCTTGTTTACCTGGATGAGTGTTGATAGTACGGCATCGTTTGCAAATAAAATAAGGTGGAGCAGGTTGTTCAGGGGTATAAAATAG
- a CDS encoding RBBP9/YdeN family alpha/beta hydrolase, with protein MFKSTILIIPGLGNSGPQHWQSLWEKQFGFTRVEQQDWETPVCTDWITSLQTYVDKYDAKDLILVGHSLACATIAYWAKEYNVAIKAALLVAPSDTEAESYPTGTTGFAPVPLINLPFKSTTVMSTNDFYVTPQRAQLFATAWGSKLVNIGDAGHINASSGLGEWAAGLELLRGLDEL; from the coding sequence ATGTTTAAATCAACTATCCTCATCATCCCGGGGCTGGGTAATTCGGGGCCGCAGCATTGGCAATCACTTTGGGAAAAGCAATTTGGTTTTACCCGTGTGGAACAGCAAGACTGGGAAACACCCGTTTGTACCGACTGGATAACTTCCCTGCAGACTTATGTAGACAAATATGACGCTAAAGATTTGATATTGGTAGGCCATAGCCTGGCCTGCGCCACCATTGCCTACTGGGCAAAGGAATATAACGTAGCCATTAAAGCCGCCCTGCTGGTTGCCCCAAGCGATACCGAAGCCGAAAGCTACCCAACCGGAACAACCGGCTTTGCACCCGTGCCGCTCATAAACCTGCCGTTTAAAAGTACCACGGTAATGAGCACCAACGATTTTTATGTAACACCCCAACGCGCCCAACTATTTGCTACTGCCTGGGGCAGCAAGCTGGTGAACATAGGTGATGCTGGCCATATTAACGCCTCATCGGGCTTAGGAGAATGGGCAGCAGGCCTGGAACTTTTGCGGGGACTTGACGAATTATAG
- the lepB gene encoding signal peptidase I, translating to MIIAFLLFVVLPFIGLYKLFEKAGRPGWEGVIPLYNIYIMIKLSGRPLWWLALMLLPGLNILVFIGLMVDFLKSYGKFSLGEHIGGVALPFIFLPKWGFDKDTKYVGPSANLEFREKYKKALKKTVTREWADAIIFAVIAATLIRTLFIEAYVIPSASMESSLLIGDYLFVSKVNYGARLPMTPIAFPFAHHTMPLINTKAYWDGIELPYYRLPGLSDIKKGDVVVFNYPMDADAPLSRPVDKRENFIKRCQGTPGDTLSVVNAQVFINGKAKTTPVNGEITYRVQYDGTPINPDLISDLHLADIATTDRANEFVTNTTVASANALKGYANIKSVTPDLAKPGASDGYTVFPSKYPNYKITPNFPRFTWNQDNYGPIIVPKKGWTVKLDSLTFPVYGRAIEIYEGNKVEVVGKDILINGKKADSYTFKMNYYFMMGDNRHNSEDSRFWGFVPEDHIVGKALFIWMSIDDQAGFLHKIRWSRLFNVIR from the coding sequence ATTATAATTGCGTTTTTGTTATTTGTGGTTCTGCCTTTTATTGGTTTATATAAATTATTTGAAAAAGCCGGCAGACCGGGGTGGGAGGGTGTAATACCCCTTTATAATATTTACATTATGATAAAGCTGAGTGGCAGGCCGTTATGGTGGCTGGCGCTCATGTTACTGCCGGGATTAAATATCCTGGTGTTTATTGGCCTGATGGTCGATTTTTTAAAGTCGTACGGTAAATTTTCATTAGGCGAACATATTGGTGGCGTTGCGCTTCCCTTTATATTTTTGCCAAAATGGGGTTTTGATAAAGATACTAAGTATGTTGGCCCATCGGCCAACCTGGAGTTCAGGGAAAAATATAAAAAAGCACTTAAGAAAACGGTTACACGCGAGTGGGCTGATGCCATCATTTTCGCGGTGATAGCTGCTACCCTGATCCGCACACTGTTTATCGAAGCTTACGTGATCCCGAGCGCATCTATGGAAAGCTCGCTGCTTATTGGCGATTACCTGTTTGTAAGTAAGGTAAACTACGGCGCACGATTACCCATGACACCTATAGCCTTTCCGTTTGCGCACCATACCATGCCCCTTATTAATACCAAGGCTTACTGGGATGGCATCGAGCTGCCTTATTACCGCCTGCCCGGTTTAAGCGACATTAAAAAAGGCGATGTAGTGGTATTTAATTACCCGATGGATGCCGATGCCCCTTTAAGCCGCCCGGTTGATAAACGCGAGAATTTTATAAAGCGCTGCCAGGGTACACCCGGCGATACGCTGAGCGTGGTGAACGCCCAGGTGTTTATTAACGGCAAAGCCAAAACAACTCCTGTAAATGGCGAAATTACTTATCGCGTACAATACGACGGGACGCCAATTAACCCCGACCTGATAAGCGACCTGCACCTGGCCGATATTGCCACAACCGATAGGGCTAATGAGTTTGTAACAAACACTACTGTAGCGTCGGCCAATGCTTTAAAAGGGTACGCGAATATAAAATCAGTTACCCCCGATTTGGCTAAGCCCGGTGCTTCTGACGGATACACTGTCTTCCCGTCGAAATACCCTAATTATAAAATTACCCCAAACTTCCCCCGTTTTACCTGGAACCAGGACAACTACGGGCCTATCATCGTGCCTAAAAAAGGCTGGACAGTGAAGCTGGATAGCCTGACATTCCCGGTATACGGCCGCGCTATCGAAATTTACGAAGGCAACAAAGTTGAAGTAGTTGGCAAGGATATCCTGATTAACGGTAAAAAAGCCGACAGCTACACCTTTAAAATGAACTACTACTTCATGATGGGCGATAACCGCCATAACTCTGAAGATTCACGTTTCTGGGGTTTTGTTCCCGAAGATCATATTGTGGGCAAGGCCCTGTTTATCTGGATGAGTATTGATGACCAGGCCGGCTTCCTGCACAAAATCAGGTGGAGCAGGTTGTTTAATGTTATTAGGTAG
- the dnaG gene encoding DNA primase yields MIIKSTIDRIMEATDIVEVIGEFVQLKKRGANYVGLSPFANERTPSFTVSPAKGIFKDFSTGKGGSAVTFLMELEKFSYPEALKWLAKKYGIEVEETVEAPENREEDLRRESLMIVSGYAAKFFHESLLETDEGKSIGLSYFKERGFSNDIIKKFELGYSPDQWEAFTGSALKEGYKEQFLVDSGLSVKRDNGTLYDRYRGRVMFPIHNFTGRVIAFGGRTLKKDKNVPKYVNSPESEIYHKSNVLYGLYFAKKAIREEDNCYLVEGYADVLSVVQAGIENVVASSGTSLTVEQIKLISRFTKNITILYDGDAAGIKAAIRGLDMILEEGLNVKVVTFLDGHDPDSYVQANGSSAFKKYIEENKKDFILFKANTLLKDAGNDPIKKAGVIREIVESIAKIPDSIKASVFIKECSYILQIDERALLSELNKMRQAKSKKDGQQQQNHNRYQPEMPPDEPHFFDEVDLAPSAPKKEYFQEKEVIRLLLLYGSKMIDWDGIANTYIGPFMIAELGDVTFEHETCKLFVELYQKEVENGILPEDAYFIHHANKGIVDISIDLLSSKYTLSENWYDMHKIMIHDEQHNMKATILGAIFHLKKHKVEGMLDNLRIELKNASSEADQEILLNQYMRMKKVEKSISDFLGSVIIK; encoded by the coding sequence ATGATCATAAAATCCACCATCGACCGTATTATGGAAGCCACCGACATTGTGGAGGTGATAGGGGAGTTTGTGCAGTTAAAAAAGCGCGGGGCCAATTACGTGGGCCTTTCGCCATTTGCCAATGAGCGTACACCATCGTTCACGGTATCGCCCGCTAAAGGCATTTTTAAAGATTTCTCTACGGGTAAAGGCGGCTCGGCAGTTACTTTTTTAATGGAGCTGGAAAAATTCAGCTATCCCGAAGCCTTAAAATGGCTGGCCAAAAAATACGGCATCGAGGTAGAGGAAACCGTTGAAGCACCCGAAAACCGGGAAGAAGACCTGCGCCGCGAAAGCCTGATGATTGTATCGGGCTATGCCGCCAAATTTTTTCACGAAAGTTTGCTTGAAACGGACGAAGGCAAAAGCATCGGCTTAAGCTATTTTAAAGAGCGTGGTTTCAGTAACGATATCATCAAAAAATTTGAGCTGGGCTACTCGCCCGATCAATGGGAAGCATTTACTGGTAGCGCCTTAAAGGAGGGTTATAAAGAACAATTTTTGGTAGATAGCGGCCTGTCTGTTAAACGGGATAACGGTACTTTGTATGATCGTTACCGTGGCCGGGTAATGTTCCCGATACATAATTTTACCGGCAGGGTTATAGCGTTTGGGGGCCGTACCTTAAAAAAAGATAAAAACGTACCCAAGTATGTAAACTCGCCCGAGAGCGAGATCTACCATAAATCAAATGTACTTTACGGCTTATACTTTGCCAAAAAAGCCATCCGCGAGGAAGATAACTGCTACCTGGTTGAAGGCTATGCCGATGTACTTTCGGTAGTGCAGGCCGGTATCGAAAACGTGGTGGCATCGTCCGGTACATCCTTAACCGTTGAGCAGATCAAGCTCATCAGCCGGTTTACCAAGAACATTACTATTTTATATGATGGCGATGCCGCGGGCATAAAAGCCGCCATCCGCGGGCTGGATATGATCCTGGAGGAAGGCCTTAATGTAAAAGTAGTTACCTTCCTTGATGGGCACGATCCCGACTCGTACGTACAGGCCAACGGCTCAAGCGCGTTTAAAAAATACATCGAGGAGAACAAAAAGGATTTTATCCTTTTTAAGGCCAATACACTGCTAAAAGATGCAGGGAACGACCCGATAAAAAAGGCGGGCGTTATCCGCGAGATTGTAGAAAGTATTGCCAAGATACCCGATTCTATCAAGGCATCGGTGTTCATTAAAGAGTGCAGCTATATTTTGCAGATTGATGAACGCGCGCTGCTATCCGAGCTTAACAAAATGCGGCAGGCCAAATCCAAAAAGGATGGTCAGCAGCAGCAAAATCACAACCGCTACCAGCCGGAGATGCCGCCCGATGAGCCTCATTTTTTTGACGAGGTTGACCTGGCGCCAAGCGCCCCCAAAAAAGAGTATTTCCAGGAGAAAGAGGTTATCCGCCTGTTGTTATTATACGGCAGTAAAATGATTGATTGGGATGGCATTGCCAATACCTATATTGGCCCTTTTATGATAGCCGAATTGGGTGATGTTACCTTTGAGCATGAAACCTGCAAGCTATTTGTTGAACTTTATCAAAAAGAGGTTGAAAACGGTATTCTGCCAGAGGATGCATATTTTATTCACCACGCAAATAAAGGCATTGTTGATATCAGTATTGATTTGCTGAGCTCCAAATATACCCTGAGCGAGAACTGGTACGATATGCACAAGATCATGATTCATGACGAGCAGCATAATATGAAGGCTACCATCCTGGGCGCTATTTTTCATCTTAAAAAACATAAGGTAGAGGGGATGCTGGATAACCTGCGGATTGAACTTAAAAATGCATCGTCGGAAGCTGACCAGGAAATATTGCTTAACCAGTATATGCGCATGAAAAAGGTTGAAAAAAGTATCTCCGACTTTTTAGGGTCAGTAATTATCAAATAA
- a CDS encoding peroxiredoxin family protein, translating into MKKKIIAVCLGIIAIVVSVLLYSIIIKMRFNSKMESQLGVPPNMKFRLMQDSTKYFLSKDIPKKRPCIIIYYNTMCGSCQYEAGELVKHQSAFSNTSIIMVSNEPFAQIDSYFKGFKLGSLKNLTMLKSDDDEFYKAFGSRRTPGIFIYNKDLKLVKNYSGETKISALTQWLN; encoded by the coding sequence ATGAAGAAAAAAATCATAGCGGTCTGTTTAGGCATTATTGCCATAGTTGTATCAGTATTACTGTATAGTATAATTATAAAAATGAGGTTTAACTCAAAAATGGAATCACAGTTGGGCGTTCCTCCTAACATGAAATTTCGGCTGATGCAGGATAGTACCAAATATTTTCTTTCAAAAGATATCCCCAAAAAACGTCCATGCATTATTATTTACTACAATACCATGTGTGGCTCCTGTCAGTATGAAGCCGGGGAGTTGGTAAAACATCAAAGTGCATTTAGTAATACTTCAATAATAATGGTTTCCAATGAGCCCTTCGCACAAATTGATAGCTATTTTAAAGGATTTAAACTTGGCAGCTTAAAAAATTTAACCATGCTAAAATCTGATGACGATGAGTTTTACAAGGCTTTTGGCTCCCGCAGAACCCCTGGTATCTTCATTTATAATAAAGATTTAAAGCTTGTTAAAAACTATTCAGGTGAAACAAAAATTTCTGCGCTTACCCAATGGTTAAATTAA
- the asnS gene encoding asparagine--tRNA ligase — MSQRTKIKALLQSQQTDIDVTVKGWVRAFRSNRFIALNDGSTNNNIQIVVDFENTDAALLKRITVGAALSVSGKLIASLGKGQTVEVIAQDIEILGDSDPEKYPIQPKKHSLEFLRENAHLRFRTSTFGSIFRLRNSLAFAVHQFFQERGFIYLHTPVITQSDAEGAGEAFHVTNFDLNNVPKTDTGEVDYKQDFFGKSTNLTVSGQLEGELGAMALSDIYTFGPTFRAENSNTTRHLAEFWMIEPEVAFNDLHDNMDLAEDMLKYVIKFALDKNPDDIEFLSQRLQEEEKQKPQNERSDMTLLEKLNFCLDNDFERLTYTEAIEILKESTPNKKKKFQYIVEGWGTDLQSEHERYLVEKHFKKPVILTDYPKEIKSFYMRQNDDGKTVAAMDILFPGIGEIVGGSQREERLDLLEKRMDEMGIPKDELWWYLDTRRFGSCPHAGFGLGFERLVLFVTGMGNIRDVIPFPRFPKNAEF, encoded by the coding sequence ATGAGTCAGCGCACAAAGATCAAAGCATTGCTGCAAAGCCAGCAAACGGATATTGATGTAACAGTTAAAGGGTGGGTTCGTGCCTTCCGGTCAAATCGTTTTATTGCTTTGAATGATGGCTCAACTAATAATAACATCCAGATTGTTGTTGATTTTGAAAACACCGATGCCGCTTTGCTAAAACGTATTACAGTTGGCGCGGCACTAAGCGTATCGGGCAAACTCATAGCGTCGTTAGGCAAAGGCCAAACGGTTGAAGTTATAGCGCAGGATATTGAAATTTTAGGCGACAGCGATCCTGAAAAATATCCTATCCAACCCAAAAAACACAGCCTTGAATTTTTGAGGGAAAACGCTCACCTGCGTTTCCGTACCAGCACTTTTGGGTCTATATTCCGCCTGCGTAACAGCCTGGCATTCGCGGTGCACCAGTTTTTCCAGGAGCGTGGTTTTATTTACCTGCATACCCCGGTTATCACACAATCGGATGCCGAAGGCGCGGGCGAAGCTTTCCACGTAACTAATTTCGACCTGAACAATGTGCCCAAAACCGATACCGGCGAGGTAGATTACAAACAAGACTTTTTTGGCAAATCAACAAACCTTACCGTATCCGGCCAGCTGGAAGGCGAACTGGGCGCAATGGCCCTGAGCGATATTTATACCTTCGGACCAACATTCCGTGCCGAAAACTCAAACACTACCCGCCACCTGGCCGAGTTTTGGATGATTGAGCCGGAAGTGGCCTTTAACGACCTGCATGATAACATGGACCTTGCCGAGGACATGCTGAAATACGTGATCAAATTTGCCCTGGATAAAAACCCGGATGATATTGAGTTTTTATCTCAGCGGCTGCAGGAAGAAGAAAAACAAAAACCGCAAAACGAGCGCTCTGACATGACTTTGTTAGAGAAGCTGAACTTTTGTTTAGATAACGATTTTGAACGCCTTACTTACACCGAGGCTATCGAAATATTAAAAGAATCGACACCAAATAAAAAGAAGAAATTCCAATATATTGTGGAAGGTTGGGGTACCGACCTGCAAAGTGAGCATGAACGCTACCTGGTTGAGAAACACTTTAAAAAGCCGGTGATCCTGACCGATTACCCTAAAGAGATCAAATCGTTTTACATGCGCCAAAATGACGATGGCAAAACGGTAGCCGCTATGGATATCCTTTTCCCGGGCATAGGCGAAATTGTAGGCGGTTCGCAACGTGAAGAGCGTTTGGATCTGTTAGAAAAACGCATGGACGAAATGGGCATCCCTAAAGATGAGCTTTGGTGGTACCTGGATACGCGCCGCTTTGGCTCGTGCCCGCACGCTGGTTTTGGTTTAGGCTTTGAGCGCCTGGTGCTGTTTGTTACCGGCATGGGCAACATCCGTGACGTGATCCCTTTCCCAAGATTCCCGAAGAATGCGGAATTTTAA
- a CDS encoding DMT family transporter, translating into MNPKVSLVIGILCISFSPIFVKLAGVSPIGCAFYRVFFAWLCLLPYCIIKSKLRVKKKQLVIAIIAGVIFAADVAVWNLSLLKISATVSTLIANLAPVWVGLFSFLLFKKSSGKLFWIGTVVAITGMVVLVGYQHILHLELNAGILLAVLASLFYATYIMTSKNIMGGIDVFTFMFYSMMGASVFLLVVNDFMGTSILHFPVKVWLCFLGMGVICQLVGWLTINYSLRYLESTKVSIALLSQTVFAAILAAILLNEKLELNEIIGSVIVLAGIAVTFLKRRQVSMA; encoded by the coding sequence ATGAACCCTAAAGTGAGCCTGGTTATTGGTATTTTATGTATCTCGTTTTCGCCAATATTTGTGAAGCTTGCCGGGGTATCGCCAATTGGTTGCGCCTTTTACAGGGTGTTTTTTGCCTGGCTTTGTTTGCTGCCCTATTGCATCATTAAAAGCAAACTCCGGGTTAAAAAAAAGCAATTGGTAATTGCCATCATAGCGGGCGTAATTTTTGCCGCCGATGTAGCCGTTTGGAATTTATCATTGTTAAAAATAAGCGCCACCGTATCAACGCTAATTGCCAACCTGGCACCGGTTTGGGTTGGGTTGTTCAGTTTCCTGCTATTCAAAAAAAGTTCGGGCAAGTTATTTTGGATAGGTACCGTTGTGGCCATAACAGGCATGGTGGTGCTGGTGGGTTATCAGCATATTTTACACCTGGAGCTTAACGCGGGTATTTTGCTTGCCGTACTGGCCAGCCTGTTTTACGCTACGTACATCATGACATCAAAAAACATCATGGGCGGCATTGATGTATTTACCTTTATGTTTTACAGCATGATGGGGGCAAGCGTGTTCCTGCTGGTTGTTAATGATTTTATGGGCACAAGCATTTTGCATTTCCCGGTAAAAGTTTGGCTGTGCTTTTTGGGTATGGGGGTAATTTGCCAGCTTGTTGGCTGGCTTACCATCAATTATTCTTTACGCTACCTCGAATCGACCAAGGTATCTATCGCCTTGCTGAGTCAAACTGTTTTTGCCGCCATATTGGCCGCTATTTTATTGAACGAAAAGCTGGAACTGAACGAGATTATCGGTAGCGTAATTGTGCTGGCCGGCATTGCGGTAACATTTTTAAAGCGCAGGCAAGTAAGCATGGCTTAG